The Gammaproteobacteria bacterium genome has a segment encoding these proteins:
- a CDS encoding thymidylate synthase, which yields MKQYLDLMRHVRTQGVRKDDRTGTGTLSVFGYQMRFDLAQGFPMVTTKKLHLRSIIHELLWFLRGETNVRYLHENKVSIWDEWADENGELGPIYGYQWRSWPAPDGRHIDQIAQVVDQLKRNPDSRRIIVSAWNVADLDAMALAPCHAFFQFYVADGRLSCQLYQRSADIFLGVPFNVASYALLTLMMAQVTGLQPGDFVHTFGDAHLYLNHLEQADLQLSREPLPLPEMRLNPEVKSIFDFRFEDFELVNYQSHPHIKAPVAV from the coding sequence GTGAAACAGTATCTCGATCTGATGCGGCATGTGCGCACCCAGGGTGTGCGCAAGGACGACCGCACCGGCACCGGCACGCTGTCCGTGTTCGGTTACCAGATGCGCTTCGATCTGGCGCAGGGCTTCCCGATGGTCACGACCAAGAAGCTGCATCTGCGCTCGATCATTCACGAGCTGCTGTGGTTTTTGCGCGGCGAGACCAATGTGCGCTATCTGCACGAGAACAAGGTCAGCATCTGGGACGAATGGGCCGACGAAAACGGTGAGCTGGGGCCGATCTACGGCTATCAATGGCGCTCCTGGCCCGCGCCCGACGGGCGGCACATCGACCAGATCGCCCAGGTGGTCGACCAGCTCAAACGTAATCCCGATTCGCGCCGCATCATCGTCAGCGCCTGGAACGTCGCCGACCTCGACGCCATGGCGCTTGCGCCCTGTCACGCCTTTTTCCAGTTCTACGTGGCCGACGGACGGCTGTCCTGCCAGCTGTATCAGCGCAGCGCGGACATCTTTCTCGGCGTGCCCTTCAATGTCGCCTCCTATGCCCTGCTGACCCTGATGATGGCGCAGGTCACCGGCCTGCAGCCCGGCGATTTCGTGCATACCTTCGGTGACGCGCATCTGTACCTGAACCATCTCGAGCAGGCCGATCTGCAGCTCTCGCGCGAGCCGCTGCCGCTGCCCGAGATGCGGCTCAATCCGGAGGTGAAGTCGATATTCGATTTCCGCTTCGAGGATTTCGAACTGGTGAATTACCAGTCCCACCCCCACATCAAGGCGCCGGTTGCGGTGTGA
- the folA gene encoding type 3 dihydrofolate reductase: MLTLVVAMAHDRVIGRDNEMPWHLPADLKHFKSITLGKPVVMGRRTYESIGRPLPGRLNIVITRDHGYEAPGCTVVASLDAALAAAGDAQEVMVIGGANLYAQVIERAERMYLTLIDAELEGDTHFPEYDAQAWRVCAREPHSADEKNAYPYEFVTLERV; the protein is encoded by the coding sequence ATGCTGACGCTGGTGGTCGCGATGGCCCACGATCGGGTGATCGGGCGCGACAACGAGATGCCCTGGCATCTGCCTGCGGACCTCAAGCACTTCAAGTCCATCACCCTGGGAAAGCCGGTGGTGATGGGGCGACGCACCTACGAGTCTATCGGCCGACCGCTGCCGGGACGCCTGAACATCGTCATCACCCGCGACCACGGTTACGAGGCGCCGGGCTGCACGGTCGTGGCCAGCCTCGATGCGGCCCTGGCCGCCGCCGGCGATGCGCAGGAGGTGATGGTCATCGGTGGCGCGAATCTGTATGCACAGGTTATCGAACGCGCCGAGCGCATGTACCTCACCCTGATCGACGCCGAGCTGGAAGGGGATACGCATTTCCCCGAATACGATGCACAGGCGTGGCGGGTCTGCGCGCGCGAGCCGCATTCCGCCGATGAGAAGAACGCTTATCCCTATGAGTTCGTGACCCTGGAACGGGTCTGA
- a CDS encoding diguanylate cyclase yields the protein MPPDSTPAIPKEEILDQLDAVVIVADMETYEILYANAYARENFGVEPGTVRAELLKQDGGDGPCSFCSPKERLLDENGEPGAPVRNEFKNTEDGRWYLIVEKAIRWTGGRLARMQISLDISQQKARERVMAYHASHDAMTGLLNRTHMQTLLEKTHAQSHRSGRPYSLILIDLDHFKRVNDNFGHQIGDAVLKEVTKTIRSGNREGDAMSRWGGEEFLCLLPDTDAQQATLIAERFRRRVENAPLETRWRDINITISAGVASYPQDSEHLSRLINLVDSALYEAKRSGRNKVVHMGPSPSGEMTIVGQLDRAIRKEEILTAFQPIVKLATEEKVGYECYARIRTAKGEIMPAEQFIHAAHQLHLATEVDYRVIGTAIKRIAQTPKDGRELRFFLSFSHQLVEHGEMIEKLAQQIAEARELGYGNLVLELDADRNSADSHRIRQGLAPLIDLDVKFAMHTFSGRAAGYEYLSDLPVDYIKIEGGLVSRVLFDRRARSIVTSLKRLADEIGIVSIAEMVEDAKTADALHELGVDWAQGYYYGKPSHE from the coding sequence ATGCCCCCAGACAGCACACCGGCAATCCCCAAGGAAGAGATTCTCGATCAGCTCGATGCGGTGGTCATCGTTGCCGACATGGAGACCTATGAGATTCTCTACGCCAATGCCTATGCGCGGGAGAACTTTGGCGTCGAACCCGGCACCGTCCGTGCCGAGCTGCTGAAACAGGACGGCGGCGACGGTCCCTGCTCATTCTGCTCCCCCAAGGAACGCCTGCTGGACGAAAACGGTGAGCCGGGCGCACCGGTACGCAACGAGTTCAAGAATACCGAAGACGGGCGCTGGTACCTGATCGTGGAAAAGGCCATCCGCTGGACCGGAGGCCGCCTGGCGCGCATGCAGATCTCGCTGGACATCTCCCAGCAAAAGGCGCGCGAGCGGGTCATGGCATACCACGCCTCGCATGACGCCATGACCGGGCTGCTCAACCGTACCCACATGCAGACCCTGCTGGAAAAGACCCATGCGCAGTCTCATCGCAGCGGGCGTCCCTACAGCCTGATCCTGATCGACCTGGATCACTTCAAACGCGTCAACGACAACTTCGGGCATCAGATCGGCGACGCGGTACTCAAGGAGGTCACCAAGACCATTCGCAGCGGCAACCGCGAAGGCGACGCCATGAGCCGCTGGGGTGGCGAGGAATTTCTCTGCCTCTTGCCGGACACGGACGCCCAGCAGGCGACGCTGATCGCCGAGCGCTTCCGGCGCCGCGTGGAAAATGCTCCACTGGAAACCCGCTGGCGCGACATCAACATCACCATCAGCGCCGGTGTCGCCTCCTACCCGCAAGACAGCGAACACCTGAGCCGGCTGATCAATCTGGTCGACAGCGCCCTGTACGAAGCCAAGCGCTCGGGACGCAACAAGGTGGTGCACATGGGGCCTTCCCCTTCCGGCGAAATGACCATCGTCGGCCAGCTCGACCGCGCCATCCGCAAGGAGGAAATCCTCACCGCCTTCCAGCCGATCGTGAAGCTGGCCACGGAGGAAAAGGTCGGCTACGAGTGCTATGCGCGCATCCGGACCGCCAAGGGCGAAATCATGCCCGCCGAACAGTTCATTCACGCCGCGCACCAGCTGCATCTCGCCACCGAAGTGGACTATCGCGTCATCGGCACCGCCATCAAGCGCATCGCGCAGACGCCCAAGGATGGACGCGAACTGCGTTTTTTCCTGAGCTTTTCACATCAACTCGTCGAACACGGGGAAATGATCGAAAAACTCGCCCAGCAGATCGCCGAGGCCCGCGAGCTGGGCTACGGCAATCTGGTGCTGGAACTCGATGCCGACCGCAACAGCGCCGACAGCCATCGCATCCGCCAGGGCCTGGCGCCGCTGATCGATCTGGACGTCAAATTCGCGATGCACACCTTTTCCGGGCGCGCCGCGGGTTACGAATACCTGTCCGACCTGCCGGTGGATTACATCAAGATCGAAGGCGGTCTGGTGAGCCGGGTACTGTTCGACCGGCGTGCGCGCAGCATCGTGACCAGCCTGAAACGGCTGGCCGACGAGATCGGCATCGTGAGCATTGCGGAAATGGTGGAGGACGCCAAGACCGCCGACGCACTGCACGAACTCGGGGTCGACTGGGCGCAGGGGTATTACTACGGCAAGCCCTCTCACGAGTAG
- a CDS encoding thioredoxin domain-containing protein, translating into MNDTHQTRNRLGEETSPYLQQHADNPVDWYAWGPEALETARRENKPILLSIGYSACHWCHVMAHESFEDEDTARLMNERFVNIKVDREERPDLDKLYQTAHAMLTQRAGGWPLTMFLTAHDQMPFFGGTYFPKEARYGLPAFRELLQRVADFHQQHGDEIERQNASLQSALGEVYAQRETGMPLNSAALDQARAELAQAFDSHDGGFGAAPKFPHPASIERLLRHWALTCDGGGADDHARHMALFTLEKMALGGIYDQLGGGFCRYSVDDQWMIPHFEKMLYDNGPLLALYAQAAAAAGEPLFERIARETADWVMREMQSPEGGYYASLDADSEGEEGRYYVWTPDEARELLPPDAYETLARRFGLDHPPNFEGRWHLHVFKDLETLAAKTGRPVKETEVLLDTARATLLAARERRVRPGRDDKILTSWNALMIRGMAIAARHLGLNRCTESADRALDFIRATMWRDGRLLATYKGGRAHLAAYLDDYAFLIDAILELLQVRWRTDELLFARELAEVLLAHFEDKEHGGFFFTADDHETLIQRPRALADEAMPAGYAIAVQALSRLGHLLGETRYLEAAERALRAAAYAMEQAPSAHCALLTAFEEHLHYPQVAILRGEGEDLDRWAQACIRPYAPRRLCFALPAQADDLPPALADKPVEEQTVAYLCTGMTCSAPIRAAAELEAALEGTT; encoded by the coding sequence ATGAACGACACCCACCAGACACGCAATCGCCTGGGCGAAGAGACCAGCCCTTACCTGCAGCAGCACGCCGACAATCCGGTGGACTGGTACGCCTGGGGCCCGGAGGCCCTGGAAACCGCCCGCCGCGAAAACAAGCCGATCCTGTTGTCCATCGGCTATTCCGCCTGCCACTGGTGTCACGTCATGGCACACGAGTCTTTCGAGGACGAAGATACCGCCCGCCTGATGAACGAACGCTTCGTCAACATCAAGGTGGACCGCGAGGAGCGTCCCGACCTCGACAAGCTGTATCAGACGGCGCACGCCATGCTCACCCAGCGCGCGGGCGGCTGGCCGCTGACCATGTTCCTCACCGCCCACGACCAGATGCCGTTCTTCGGCGGCACCTACTTCCCCAAAGAGGCACGCTACGGCCTGCCCGCCTTCCGGGAGCTGCTGCAGCGCGTGGCCGATTTCCACCAGCAGCACGGCGACGAAATCGAACGCCAGAATGCGTCGCTGCAATCGGCGCTGGGCGAGGTCTACGCCCAGCGCGAAACCGGCATGCCGCTCAATTCGGCCGCCCTCGATCAGGCAAGAGCGGAGCTGGCCCAGGCCTTCGACAGCCACGACGGCGGCTTCGGTGCGGCACCCAAGTTTCCGCATCCCGCCAGCATCGAACGGCTGCTCCGCCACTGGGCCCTGACATGCGACGGCGGCGGGGCGGACGATCACGCCCGGCACATGGCCCTCTTCACCCTGGAGAAGATGGCGTTGGGCGGCATCTACGATCAGCTGGGCGGGGGATTCTGCCGCTATTCGGTGGATGACCAGTGGATGATTCCGCACTTCGAAAAGATGCTCTACGACAACGGCCCGCTGCTGGCGCTGTATGCCCAGGCCGCCGCGGCGGCCGGCGAGCCGCTGTTCGAGCGCATCGCGCGCGAAACGGCCGACTGGGTGATGCGCGAGATGCAGTCGCCGGAAGGCGGTTACTACGCTTCTCTGGATGCCGATTCGGAGGGAGAGGAAGGACGCTATTACGTGTGGACCCCGGACGAAGCCAGGGAGCTGCTGCCACCTGACGCCTATGAAACCCTTGCCCGACGGTTCGGCCTCGATCATCCACCCAACTTCGAGGGACGCTGGCATCTGCACGTCTTCAAGGATCTCGAAACCCTTGCCGCGAAGACCGGCCGCCCGGTCAAGGAAACCGAGGTCCTGCTCGATACGGCGCGCGCGACCCTGCTCGCCGCACGGGAACGACGCGTGCGCCCGGGGCGCGACGACAAGATCCTCACCAGCTGGAACGCGCTGATGATCCGCGGCATGGCCATCGCCGCACGCCACCTTGGCCTGAACCGCTGCACGGAATCGGCCGACCGCGCCCTGGACTTCATCCGCGCCACGATGTGGCGGGACGGCAGGCTGCTGGCCACTTACAAGGGCGGACGGGCCCATCTGGCCGCCTATCTGGACGATTACGCCTTCCTGATCGACGCGATTCTGGAGCTGCTGCAGGTACGCTGGCGCACCGACGAGCTCCTGTTCGCCAGGGAGCTGGCGGAGGTGCTGCTGGCGCATTTCGAGGACAAGGAACACGGCGGCTTCTTCTTTACCGCCGACGATCACGAGACGCTGATCCAGCGTCCGCGGGCGCTGGCCGACGAGGCCATGCCCGCGGGCTACGCCATCGCGGTACAGGCCCTGTCCCGCCTTGGCCATCTGCTGGGCGAGACCCGCTATCTGGAGGCGGCCGAACGCGCGCTGCGCGCGGCGGCCTACGCCATGGAACAGGCGCCTTCCGCCCACTGCGCCCTGCTGACCGCCTTCGAGGAGCACCTGCATTATCCGCAGGTGGCGATCCTGCGCGGCGAGGGAGAGGACCTGGACCGCTGGGCGCAGGCCTGCATCAGGCCGTACGCGCCGCGCCGGTTGTGCTTTGCGTTACCGGCGCAGGCGGACGATCTGCCGCCCGCGCTGGCGGACAAACCGGTGGAAGAACAAACGGTGGCCTACCTGTGCACCGGCATGACCTGCTCCGCCCCCATCCGCGCAGCGGCGGAACTGGAGGCGGCGCTGGAAGGAACTACTTAG
- the lgt gene encoding prolipoprotein diacylglyceryl transferase, translated as MLPYPRIDPIAFSVGPLKVHWYGIMYLIGFLGFWGLGSLRARRADSPLRPEQVGDLLFYAALGVILGGRIGYVLFYNLPFYWSHPLEVFAVWDGGMSFHGGMLGVFAAAWLYGRYLGCGFLRLTDFGAPMVPIGLGAGRIGNFINGELWGKVTDLPWGMVFPSGGPLPRQPSQLYEFALEGVVLFTILWTFSSRSRPVGAVSGMFLLFYGLFRFLVEFVREPDPQLGYLAFGWLTMGQVLSAPMILLGIGMLVWAYRRAG; from the coding sequence ATGCTGCCCTATCCCCGGATCGATCCCATCGCCTTTTCAGTCGGACCGCTCAAGGTCCACTGGTACGGCATCATGTATCTCATCGGCTTTCTGGGGTTCTGGGGGCTCGGCAGTCTGCGTGCCCGGCGGGCGGACAGCCCACTGCGCCCCGAGCAGGTGGGCGACCTGTTGTTCTACGCGGCGCTGGGGGTGATTCTCGGCGGCCGCATCGGCTACGTCCTGTTCTACAACCTGCCGTTTTATTGGTCTCACCCGCTGGAGGTCTTCGCCGTATGGGACGGCGGGATGAGTTTCCACGGCGGGATGCTCGGCGTTTTCGCCGCCGCCTGGCTGTATGGCCGTTATCTGGGCTGCGGATTCCTGCGCCTGACCGACTTCGGCGCGCCCATGGTGCCCATCGGCCTGGGGGCCGGGCGCATCGGCAACTTCATCAACGGCGAATTGTGGGGGAAGGTCACTGACCTGCCCTGGGGGATGGTGTTCCCGAGCGGCGGACCGCTGCCGCGCCAGCCCTCGCAGCTCTACGAGTTTGCGTTGGAAGGGGTGGTCCTGTTCACCATCCTGTGGACCTTTTCGAGTCGCTCGCGTCCCGTGGGCGCGGTGTCCGGCATGTTTTTGCTTTTTTACGGCCTGTTCCGTTTCCTGGTCGAATTCGTGCGTGAGCCCGACCCGCAGCTCGGCTATTTGGCCTTCGGCTGGCTGACCATGGGGCAGGTGCTGAGTGCGCCCATGATCCTGCTCGGCATCGGCATGCTGGTGTGGGCCTATCGGCGTGCGGGCTAG
- the moaA gene encoding GTP 3',8-cyclase MoaA, producing MTTSLTDRFGRTIEYVRLSITDRCDLRCNYCMPEGFRDFEEPAHWLSFAEIVRVIGAFTRLGVRRVRLTGGEPLTRKGVPDLARQLCDLPGLEDLSLSTNATRLARHADELKAAGVSRINVSLDSLRPEVFRSITHGKLDKVLAGLMAAKQADLSPVKINMVVMRGVNDGEVEDMVEFCIEHGFTLRFIETMPMGDTGRSASEQYINLDEIKTRLARRFELIPGMMPGGGPARYVRVAGSDLHIGFITPISQHFCDTCNRIRLSTDGTIYTCLGQEHNLALRPLLRGGADDKELEQAIMQAVDLKPERHEFSDRPEKIVRFMSMTGG from the coding sequence ATGACTACCTCGCTTACAGACCGTTTCGGACGCACGATCGAGTATGTCCGGCTTTCGATCACCGACCGCTGTGATCTGCGCTGCAATTACTGCATGCCGGAAGGGTTCAGGGATTTCGAGGAGCCGGCGCACTGGCTGAGCTTTGCGGAGATCGTGCGCGTCATCGGCGCCTTCACCCGGCTGGGGGTGCGCCGCGTCCGGCTCACCGGCGGCGAGCCGCTGACCCGCAAGGGGGTCCCGGACCTCGCCCGGCAGCTGTGCGACCTGCCGGGTCTGGAGGACCTCTCCCTCAGCACCAACGCCACCCGCCTCGCCCGCCATGCCGACGAACTCAAGGCCGCCGGCGTGTCGCGCATCAACGTCAGTCTCGACTCGCTGCGCCCCGAGGTGTTCCGCAGCATCACTCACGGCAAACTGGACAAGGTGCTCGCGGGACTGATGGCAGCCAAGCAGGCCGACCTGTCACCGGTAAAGATCAACATGGTGGTGATGCGCGGCGTGAACGACGGCGAAGTCGAGGACATGGTCGAGTTCTGTATCGAGCACGGCTTTACCCTGCGCTTTATCGAAACCATGCCCATGGGCGACACCGGGCGTTCGGCCAGCGAGCAGTACATTAACCTGGACGAGATCAAGACCCGCCTTGCGCGTCGTTTCGAACTGATCCCCGGCATGATGCCGGGCGGCGGTCCGGCCCGTTACGTACGGGTCGCCGGCAGTGATCTGCACATCGGCTTCATCACCCCCATCTCCCAGCATTTTTGCGACACCTGCAATCGAATCCGCCTCTCCACCGATGGAACCATCTACACTTGTCTGGGGCAGGAACATAATCTGGCACTACGCCCGTTGCTGCGCGGCGGTGCCGACGACAAGGAACTCGAACAGGCGATCATGCAGGCCGTGGACCTCAAACCCGAACGCCACGAATTCAGCGACCGCCCCGAAAAGATCGTTCGCTTCATGTCCATGACCGGCGGCTGA
- a CDS encoding DsrE family protein encodes MKTLFAVLISLGLFLGMAGTANADDAKPFAKHHVVIQVSKDDPATWNLAMNNANNLIKEFGTDNIDVVIVAYGPGLKMMLANSKTAKRVTDVSMQGVEFDACHNTMEHMAKKIGHLPKLTEGVKVVPSGAGQIVLLEQKGYAYLRP; translated from the coding sequence ATGAAGACCCTGTTTGCGGTGTTGATTTCCCTGGGGCTGTTTCTCGGTATGGCCGGTACGGCCAACGCCGACGATGCCAAGCCCTTTGCCAAGCATCACGTCGTGATTCAGGTGAGCAAGGATGACCCGGCCACCTGGAACCTCGCCATGAACAATGCCAACAATCTCATCAAAGAGTTCGGTACGGACAATATCGATGTGGTGATCGTCGCTTACGGCCCCGGCCTGAAGATGATGCTGGCCAACAGCAAGACGGCCAAGCGCGTCACCGACGTCAGCATGCAGGGCGTCGAGTTCGATGCCTGCCACAATACCATGGAGCACATGGCCAAGAAGATCGGGCATCTGCCCAAGCTGACCGAGGGCGTGAAGGTCGTGCCCTCCGGTGCGGGCCAGATCGTCCTGCTCGAGCAGAAGGGGTATGCCTACCTGCGTCCCTGA
- a CDS encoding class I SAM-dependent rRNA methyltransferase, whose amino-acid sequence MSDPSLPVLRLKRHEERRLRAGHLWIFSNEVDTQATPLNDFSPGQVVEIQDSGGRALGTGYVNPHSLICARLVSRDPRVVLDAALIGLRLTQALALRERLFAEPYYRLVHAEGDGLPGLVVDRYGDVLVVQITTAGMEVQQDVVLEVLQTQLAPKAIVLRNDTAVRELEGLPQEIRVAHGELADILEVRENHARYRVAVSGGQKTGWFYDQRDNRARLGRYVRLPGARVLDVFSYVGSFGIQAALAGADEVVCVDASQQALGLLRENAALNDVAARVETVHGDAFEALRALRGEGQRFDVVVVDPPAFIKRRKDIKAGEQAYRLINRLAMQVLADDGILVSCSCSFHLSREALVRQMQHAAQLAGRSLQILEHGYQGPDHPMHPAIAETAYLKAVFARIL is encoded by the coding sequence ATGTCCGATCCCAGTCTGCCCGTCCTGCGCCTCAAGCGACATGAAGAACGCCGCCTGCGCGCCGGCCATCTATGGATATTCAGTAACGAGGTCGATACCCAGGCCACCCCACTGAACGATTTTTCTCCGGGGCAGGTGGTGGAGATCCAGGATTCGGGCGGGCGTGCGCTCGGTACCGGCTACGTGAATCCGCACTCCCTGATCTGCGCTCGCCTGGTCAGCCGCGACCCGCGGGTGGTCCTCGACGCGGCGCTGATCGGTTTGCGTCTTACCCAGGCGCTGGCGCTGCGTGAGCGCCTGTTTGCAGAACCCTATTATCGTCTGGTGCATGCCGAGGGCGACGGTCTGCCCGGGCTGGTGGTGGACCGTTACGGCGACGTGCTGGTGGTGCAGATCACCACCGCGGGGATGGAGGTCCAGCAGGACGTGGTGCTGGAGGTACTGCAGACCCAGTTGGCGCCGAAGGCGATCGTGTTGCGCAACGACACCGCGGTGCGCGAGCTGGAAGGGCTGCCGCAGGAGATCCGCGTCGCCCACGGCGAACTGGCGGACATCCTCGAGGTGCGCGAGAACCACGCCCGCTACCGGGTCGCGGTCAGCGGCGGGCAGAAGACGGGCTGGTTCTACGACCAGCGCGACAACCGTGCGCGTCTGGGCCGCTACGTGCGCCTGCCGGGCGCGCGGGTGCTGGACGTGTTCAGCTACGTTGGCAGCTTCGGCATCCAGGCCGCCCTCGCCGGTGCCGACGAGGTGGTGTGCGTGGACGCCTCGCAGCAGGCGCTCGGACTGCTACGCGAAAACGCCGCGCTCAACGATGTCGCGGCGCGCGTCGAGACGGTGCACGGCGATGCGTTCGAGGCCCTGCGGGCCCTGCGCGGCGAAGGGCAGCGCTTCGACGTGGTGGTGGTCGATCCACCGGCCTTCATCAAGCGGCGCAAGGACATCAAGGCGGGGGAACAGGCCTACCGGCTGATCAACCGGCTGGCCATGCAGGTGCTGGCCGACGACGGCATCCTGGTCTCCTGTTCGTGCTCCTTCCACCTTTCGCGCGAGGCCCTGGTGCGCCAGATGCAGCACGCCGCCCAGCTGGCCGGGCGCAGTCTGCAGATTCTGGAACACGGCTATCAGGGGCCGGATCATCCCATGCATCCGGCCATCGCCGAGACCGCCTATCTCAAGGCGGTGTTTGCGCGAATTCTTTGA